In Gracilimonas sp., a single window of DNA contains:
- a CDS encoding NAD(P)H-dependent oxidoreductase subunit E — MEETYEFTKEDLQEIEIIKAKFPTVMPATLPTLWVAQRRFGHVEPPVQRLVAKTLDLPESHVHGVATFYTQYYKERKGKYVLDVCTTTSCQLCGGYKMLHYLEDKLGIKAGETTEDGMFSIQSVECLGACGYAPMMQITNDVYVNNLTEEKLDKVIDELKEGKMPEFESVGMPLLEKRNI; from the coding sequence ATGGAAGAAACCTACGAATTCACAAAAGAAGACCTACAGGAAATTGAAATCATAAAGGCGAAGTTTCCAACCGTAATGCCGGCTACCTTACCCACTCTTTGGGTTGCACAGCGGCGCTTTGGCCATGTTGAACCTCCCGTTCAACGCCTGGTTGCTAAAACTCTGGATTTACCGGAATCGCATGTGCACGGTGTGGCTACTTTCTATACTCAGTACTATAAAGAAAGAAAAGGGAAATACGTGTTGGATGTTTGTACTACCACCAGTTGTCAGCTTTGCGGTGGGTATAAGATGTTACACTATTTAGAAGACAAGCTGGGTATTAAAGCCGGAGAAACTACTGAAGATGGAATGTTCAGTATACAATCGGTAGAGTGCCTTGGTGCATGTGGCTATGCACCTATGATGCAAATTACTAATGATGTTTATGTCAATAATCTGACCGAAGAAAAATTAGATAAGGTAATTGACGAGCTAAAAGAAGGTAAAATGCCAGAATTTGAATCCGTAGGAATGCCTCTCCTCGAAAAAAGAAATATTTAA
- the nuoF gene encoding NADH-quinone oxidoreductase subunit NuoF: MAADWKSFEPVLIPDIPHLEKIDVYEKNGGYKALEKVVKGNDWTPESVVNEVKAANIRGRGGAGFNAGLKWSFMPKPDGGPRYLACNGDESEPGTFKDRKIFEYNPHLFIEGALIAAYAMQITTIYVYVRGEYHSWIKMMEKALADAHEKGYIGKNLFGTDYSVDFYITGGAGAYICGEETSMLESLEGKRGYPRVKPPFPAQKGLWGRPTTINNIETLANVPLVINNGADWFKAIGPESHPGPILYGISGHVNRPGVYELPSGVPVMDLINDVAQGVRGGKKLKGLIPGGSSTPILRADQLEGVSMDSDSLREAGSMMGTAGMIVMDEDTDMVDMLWRISHFYHHESCGQCTPCRDGTGWLEKILLKIKNGDGEIRDLDLLLDVTTQMEGRTICALADAAAWPVRHTINRFRDEFEARCKKSVHAVA; the protein is encoded by the coding sequence ATGGCTGCTGATTGGAAATCATTTGAACCGGTACTTATTCCTGACATTCCTCACCTCGAGAAAATCGATGTTTATGAGAAAAATGGCGGATATAAAGCTCTCGAAAAAGTAGTAAAGGGCAATGACTGGACTCCCGAAAGTGTAGTCAATGAAGTAAAAGCAGCTAATATTCGTGGACGAGGTGGGGCCGGCTTTAACGCCGGGCTAAAGTGGTCGTTCATGCCCAAGCCGGATGGAGGGCCACGGTATCTTGCCTGTAACGGAGACGAATCTGAGCCTGGTACTTTTAAAGACCGTAAAATCTTTGAATACAATCCGCACCTGTTTATCGAAGGGGCCTTAATTGCAGCTTATGCAATGCAAATAACCACCATTTATGTATATGTGAGAGGTGAATATCACTCATGGATTAAGATGATGGAAAAAGCGTTGGCTGATGCTCATGAAAAAGGATATATCGGCAAGAATTTATTCGGTACTGATTATAGCGTTGATTTCTATATCACAGGCGGAGCCGGGGCTTATATTTGCGGTGAAGAAACTTCAATGCTTGAGTCATTGGAAGGTAAGCGAGGATATCCACGCGTAAAACCTCCCTTCCCTGCCCAAAAAGGATTATGGGGACGCCCAACTACTATTAACAATATAGAAACGCTGGCAAATGTCCCCCTTGTGATAAATAATGGAGCTGATTGGTTTAAAGCAATCGGCCCCGAATCCCATCCCGGACCAATTCTTTATGGAATCTCAGGACATGTAAATCGCCCCGGGGTGTATGAATTGCCATCAGGTGTTCCTGTTATGGATTTGATTAATGATGTAGCTCAAGGTGTTCGAGGCGGTAAAAAATTAAAAGGGTTGATTCCGGGTGGCTCTTCCACCCCTATTTTGAGGGCCGACCAATTGGAGGGAGTATCAATGGATTCTGATTCCCTTAGGGAAGCCGGTTCCATGATGGGAACGGCCGGCATGATAGTGATGGATGAAGACACCGATATGGTGGATATGCTTTGGAGGATTTCACACTTCTATCATCATGAGTCGTGTGGTCAATGTACCCCATGCCGTGACGGAACCGGTTGGCTTGAAAAAATTCTATTGAAAATTAAAAATGGTGATGGTGAAATCAGAGATTTAGATCTCCTTTTGGATGTAACCACCCAAATGGAAGGCCGAACAATTTGTGCGTTGGCTGATGCCGCCGCATGGCCGGTTCGCCATACCATTAACCGTTTCAGAGATGAATTTGAAGCACGATGCAAAAAATCAGTTCATGCTGTAGCTTAA
- a CDS encoding four helix bundle protein, translating to MNKDDLILRTKDFAHRCVKLAVSLPKSYLGDHIKRQLIRCGTSVAANYRAACIAHSKAAFTAKLSIVIEEADESEFWMQFIIDEKLKPKQLVEPLLKEANELASIFIVSRKTAQRK from the coding sequence TTGAATAAGGATGATTTAATATTAAGGACAAAAGATTTTGCACACAGATGTGTTAAGTTGGCTGTTAGTTTGCCAAAATCGTATCTGGGTGATCACATAAAAAGGCAACTGATACGATGCGGAACTTCAGTTGCTGCAAATTACAGGGCTGCTTGCATTGCTCATAGTAAAGCAGCTTTTACCGCAAAATTGAGCATAGTTATTGAAGAAGCTGATGAAAGTGAATTCTGGATGCAGTTTATAATTGATGAGAAACTTAAACCAAAACAATTGGTTGAACCTCTTTTAAAGGAAGCAAATGAGTTAGCATCAATTTTTATAGTCTCCAGAAAAACAGCTCAAAGAAAATGA
- a CDS encoding 2Fe-2S iron-sulfur cluster-binding protein has product MSEIFIDGKRYEFEEGTDKGLLQFILDNGKEVPFFCYHPSMSAPANCRQCFVKVGTPVKNRDTGEYELDENGEREIRWFPKMQTSCTIQMQDGMVVHTQETSEEVARAQKDTMELILVNHPLDCPICDQAGECPLQIQTYKYGPEGSRFEVKKVHKPKRVELGPRVTLDAERCINCTRCVRFTDEISESHQLTITSRGDKNYPITAPGREFDDPYSMNTVDICPVGALTSSDFRFKARVWEMNQTPSIDVTNGKGTNIDIWTRDNLVLRITPRYNGEVNDHWMPDAGRDAYRRFNENRISRPAIKLDGDNQSKTSWNNAIETFAETLESHKPEDVLVIGSAHASVEENYALMKVFNLWGVKNFKFAPHIIEGTGDDFLLTDDQAPNTNGVKLLGYEESDNLNAEVKKAKIVIMLSDELIDRDVISTSDLEGTYSILLSTNESDTSKAADLVIPVTCIAEHAASYVNVDGRIQRSYPAKETKYTHRSLDMEMSQGRLDRYGTNFDNWVTEDNKVDCAPAWDIMNQLSERMGLNISFGSSREIMDEIASSISAFENVSFERMDNEMGINLNPSNKEEATA; this is encoded by the coding sequence ATGTCAGAAATATTTATAGACGGAAAACGATACGAATTTGAAGAAGGTACTGATAAGGGCCTGCTCCAATTCATTTTAGACAATGGTAAAGAAGTTCCATTCTTCTGTTATCATCCTTCAATGAGCGCACCTGCTAACTGCCGGCAGTGTTTTGTAAAGGTAGGAACCCCGGTTAAAAACAGAGATACCGGAGAGTATGAATTGGATGAAAATGGCGAACGAGAAATTCGTTGGTTTCCAAAGATGCAAACATCCTGTACTATACAAATGCAGGATGGTATGGTAGTTCATACTCAGGAGACAAGCGAAGAAGTGGCCCGTGCTCAGAAAGACACCATGGAACTCATCCTTGTGAATCACCCCTTGGATTGCCCCATATGTGATCAAGCCGGAGAATGTCCCCTTCAGATTCAAACCTATAAATATGGCCCCGAAGGCAGTCGTTTTGAGGTTAAAAAAGTTCACAAACCTAAACGTGTTGAGCTTGGCCCAAGAGTTACACTGGATGCTGAACGGTGCATTAACTGCACAAGGTGTGTCCGCTTTACAGATGAAATTAGTGAGTCGCATCAGCTGACGATAACTTCCAGGGGTGATAAAAATTATCCGATTACTGCCCCGGGGCGTGAATTTGATGACCCTTATTCTATGAATACGGTAGATATTTGTCCTGTAGGAGCCCTCACTTCTTCTGATTTCCGATTTAAAGCCCGTGTTTGGGAAATGAATCAAACTCCAAGCATAGATGTAACCAATGGAAAGGGAACGAATATTGATATTTGGACACGGGATAACCTGGTTTTAAGAATCACCCCGAGATACAATGGGGAAGTTAATGATCATTGGATGCCGGATGCCGGGCGGGATGCATACAGAAGATTTAATGAAAACCGTATCTCCCGCCCAGCCATCAAGTTGGATGGGGATAATCAGTCTAAAACATCCTGGAATAATGCTATTGAGACTTTTGCTGAAACTTTAGAATCGCACAAACCCGAAGATGTATTGGTGATTGGAAGTGCACACGCTTCAGTGGAAGAAAATTATGCACTAATGAAAGTATTCAACTTGTGGGGTGTTAAAAACTTCAAGTTTGCACCGCATATTATTGAAGGGACCGGTGATGATTTCTTATTGACAGACGATCAGGCTCCTAATACCAATGGGGTGAAATTACTGGGCTACGAAGAGAGCGACAATCTTAACGCTGAAGTTAAAAAGGCCAAGATTGTGATCATGCTTTCTGATGAACTGATAGATCGTGATGTGATTTCAACGTCAGATCTCGAAGGCACATATAGCATATTGCTTTCAACAAATGAAAGTGATACCAGTAAAGCAGCTGATTTGGTAATCCCGGTCACTTGTATTGCTGAACATGCAGCAAGTTATGTAAATGTGGATGGCCGCATTCAGCGCTCCTACCCTGCCAAAGAAACTAAATACACCCATAGAAGTCTTGATATGGAAATGTCTCAGGGACGCTTGGACCGATATGGTACTAATTTTGATAACTGGGTTACTGAAGACAATAAAGTTGATTGTGCTCCGGCCTGGGATATCATGAATCAACTTTCTGAGCGAATGGGACTAAATATTTCTTTTGGTTCTTCCCGTGAAATCATGGATGAAATAGCCTCCTCAATTTCTGCCTTTGAAAACGTTAGTTTTGAGCGTATGGATAATGAGATGGGCATAAACCTTAACCCTTCAAACAAAGAAGAGGCTACTGCATAA